One Aegilops tauschii subsp. strangulata cultivar AL8/78 chromosome 2, Aet v6.0, whole genome shotgun sequence genomic window, TCTTAACGCTCTGTGCTCCAATCCTGCAACAGCAAGAGGTGCTTCCCATATGCCTAGCTAATGCAAGATAAAGAAGCACTAATAATCTCCAAAGGACATCATCTAACACAAGGAGCGGAGTGGTGGCCAGTGGCTGTACCCCCACGCAAGCTGCCCACTGTGCCCTGCCTGACCAGGGCAGGGCAGGTTGTCCTACGCCAAAGGTTTGAATAGAAATGTATCTCACAGCCAGCCACAGCTCAAACAAATTCAATTCAATTCAATTTATAGTGTGAGTCCAACCAAAACCAGCTTGGTTTCTTTGCTTGGAGGTCTTGTCCTCTTAAGAGGTGGTCAGCCAGCCATGCCATTCAATGAGACAGGCCTGACAAACCCTTGATTGTGTTGAATCTGATATCAAGGAAATAGCTGGGGCTAGCGTACTCCATAGTGAATGACAATAAGAGCACACAGCCCATGCACCTCACATGTCATATCTCAAAGAGATCTCTATCTCAAAAGACCCCTACTGCCCTGAACAAGTTATTGCCTACCAGCTACCCCAGGTGGACAACAGGTATAAGAAATagtaccaatctatatcatcggTCCCAAGGGAACCTCCATGTCCATACAAGTTACAAATGGGATGGACTCTTGCTGGAAATTGAGTTTCTGAATTAACAAGCCACGACTTTCTTGCACCGTCCCAAGGCCAGATAGAAATTGGGTGTCCAACACAGCGCTGCAGCTAGCACCAGAAACCTGGACCTCTGTAGTAGGTAGGTTAAAATGAGGAGTTAAGGACAGTGGTCATACTACATCACACTGCATAGGCCCCAACCACCCAGGCACATGGAAAGCAATGGTGAGGCCTACCCAACTGCACCCCCCTGGATGGCTGTGATTAGGCCACAATGGCCAGGCACCAACTTTTAAGTACCACCACCTGATCATTCCTCATCAGCTACACTGGAACCATATATTCTAACCTTAGCCCCTTTGAAGACCTTTCACTTTGATTCTTCTTGTCTACCTAGGTTAAAATACTGGTTCTACCCACTTCAAGATCAAATGCACAAGTCCTCCTTACGTAAATGCCAATACATTATGTGCAGGTGCAGGCACTAGCTAGACACCTCCAAGCTGTGTAAAGTTCTACTTGGGAGGCTATATATGCCTAGCTATGACATATGCATGGTTCTCTACACAACACACACCACCATCCTATTCCTGCCTCGCTTCCTCTTCTCTTCTCTCCACTGCCCAACTTTTGCCATAGACAAGGAAGAACCTCTAGGTAGCTTTCCTCCAGAGCAGCAATGGCCATGCACTCTCTCTCCCAGGGGCACCCGCAGGCCTGGCCATGGGGGGTGGCCATGTACACCAACCTACACTACCACCATCAGCACGATAGGGAGCACCTGTTCGAGAAAACCTTGACGCCCAGCGATGTAGGCAAGCTCAACAGGCTGGTGATTCCCAAGCAGCACGCGGAGAGGTACTTCCCCCTCAACGGCGGTGACTCCCCTGGCGACAAAGACCTGCTCCTGTCTTTCGAGGATGAGGCCGGCAAGCCGTGGCGGTTCCGGTACTCGTACTGGACGAGCAGCCAGAGCTACGTGCTCACCAAGGGCTGGAGCAGGTACGTCAAGGAGAAGCAGCTTGACGCGGGACACATCGTGCACTTCGAGAGGGTACGCGGCCTTGGCACAGGCGACCGGCTCTTCATCCACTGCAGGCGCCGTGGCGAGAGCGCGCCGCCACCACCTGTCCGCGTACCTCCGCCTGCTCTGAACGCCGGGGAGCAGCAGCCTTGGAGCCCGATGTGCTATAGCACGTCAGGATCATACCCTACCAGCCCTGCCAACTCCCACGTCTATCGCCGCTCCGTGGAGCAAGATCACAGCGACATGCTGCATGcaggtatatatatatacagcACTCAAGAACAAAGCACTCGATAACATGCAACATGACTTAGATGCAGGTGCTGAAAATCACATATCTCTTACACCCATTCTCCGGTGAATTCTTGCAGGTGACTCGCGGAGAGAGGCAGACGCCAAGAGCAGCACGGCATCGGGGCCGCCGTCGAGACGTCTCCGGCTGTTCGGCGTCAACCTCGACTGCGGTCCGGAGCCAGAGGCAGAGGCAGCAACGCCAATGTACGGCTACACACACCACAGCCCCTACGCTGCAGCAGTGGCCACGGTGCCAACTTACTGGTGAGTACTGTAAACATCATCAAGTTCCATTCATACACATCTGTAGATATTCAGTAGGACATATATATAACAAAATTtctcaaaatttaaaacaaaataTTTTTTCACAACAGGGGCAGTTCATAAGATGGTGAGGTCTGAAGCCATGCTCGAGTATCCTAACAACCAGCAGTGAAACTAGTTACTACCAGCCAGCCTACTAAGCTACTCTGAACTGAGTGACAGGCTTGAATTGACCCTTGGAAGGAAAAGGAAGAGGAAGTGGAAGATCCCTTGTTTCCCGGGCAATCTTCCTTCCACCCACAGAGTGCCCTTTTTTCTATGTTTTCTTTCTTCTGGTCTTCCAGAGACCCTACTCGATCGCATCGCAGTACGGGGCCCTTAGCAGGTGGCAGGTTTCAGGAAACATCAGGTTGAAAAGGAGAGGGAGTAAGAGAGATAGAAGGATGGTGAcacacatgaaaaacaaaaggaCATGCTTAGCAAGCATGTGTGTATGTATGTGTCATCTGTATGTACTGTGTCCAAGAACAAACTATGAAGTTGATGTATCCACTCCAGCCTCCTCAAGAAACAAATTCATATCCCCCATGGGCCATGGCCATGGGGATTTTGTTCTCTCCCTTCTTGCCTCTTCCAGTACTAAGTGTTCTACACCTCACGCAATCAATTGGTTTAATGTTTTCAAGTCAAATTGAATGCATTCACCTTACCTTCTCAAAAAATTCAATGCATTCACCTTACCTtctcaaaaaaaataaaaaatcaaTGCATTCATACACCTAAGATAAGCAATGAGCGAGTGTACGTGCAATGCAATGCAGTTCTCACAGTCTCTAAACAATAGGAAGGGTAACGTTATGGCCAAGATTGACAGATGCCAAAGGATCGTTAAAGAAGTGATGTGCCATAGGTGATGCCGACACCTGGGGATGTCCATGTCCTGATCTTTTACTATTCTATTAATAGCCGGTACCAACCTTTTTGTTCCCTCGGGAAGGAAAGGCCCGGCAGAAGTTTGAGGTGTGCAAGTCGTCTCAATCTGCCCTAATAGGATGCAAAGGAAAAGGATGGCTAACATGATGGCCTGGGAGGCAAGTTCCAGACACAAAAGGCCACTAGGCTCCAATAATCAACAAGATTCCCGGCAACACGTATCAAAAGGAAAATCGGAGATCTGTCTCCTGCTTTTGTTGCCTATGTTAGAAAGGCTTGTACGTACGAGGCAAACTAGAGATTATTGTTCCGGCTGGCTGGCCGGCCCTGCCAATTATTGAAAGTAGAAGATGCCTGGAGAAACATAGCCTAACTCAACAGACGTGGCGCTATCAGCTCTTAGTTAGGGTCAAACAGTAGCTAGCTGTAAAACAATATTTGGACTCGTGTCCAGCTGTGGAACACTGAACACAACAAAGCTAAAAAATAAAAGATGGCTAAAGAACCTAGAGTAAATAAACCCTGTGTTACCATGCTCACCTAATTTGGTGCAAGAGCATATCTTCTTAGTATGCGGGCTGCGCAACTGCAAGTTGCCTGAGAAATACATGTACATAATTACTGAACGCAGTACGGATAGAGAGAGTATTGAGCACGGTGCTAGAATACTGACCTGGTTCAATAAATAAAATGAGTGAAATGCAGGCATCAGATTCATCTGAGTGTAACTCGCAGCAATTTAGGCAGTGATGATTGAACCTATAGGTTAACGACCGTACCAGCACCAAGACTTCCTGTCTGCTAGCAAGAGCAGGAGCCATGTTCTAATACAAAATAACATGCACTTTGGTGTGTTTTCGAGAAAAAAGAACAGGAGCCATGTGCAGCGGGGCTTTACCTAATGGCAACGAACCTTATCCGGGGCACTCCAGGGCTGCATGATTAACGCCTTTGAACGCCAAATAGCTTATCATAACATTATTAGTACAAAATAGCCATGTGAGTGCCATAATGGTAAAGTGGACCCTTACTTTGTCTACTTCACGCATACCAAGAAAAAGAGATTGCCTTTTTAATTGAAAAAAAGAAAGGAATTGTCGAAGGAAGTAATTAATCAGTACAAACTAATCACATTACCTACGTAAAACTGTAAAGATAAGGGCCTGTTTGGAAAAATACCACTATTCCAAAGAACAACGATGCCCACACAAAAAATTCACCATTCCAAACAAGCCCTAAAGCTGAAGTTTCATTTCAATGTAGGAGGGTTTGGCCTGTTTGGTTTGCGCCTAACATAGAATCAAAATCAAGTCAAATCTAGGTGCACAAATTGGCTATCCAGTTTAGTTCAAAAAATATATCAAACAGACTAAAGAATATATTCTTAACAAACTTACAGTACCGAATTAAGCATGGGCAATTCTAATCAAAGTTATCTTGGTAAGAACGTTGGCTCCCAAGAGCCTGAGACAAAACAGCCATAACCAAGAATACATATGACAACTCAATGACAGTAAATTAGCAGGTGAACAATGGAAACCACCAGCAGATTAGACAACAACTACTAGATAGAAATGGATTACCAATTCGAAAGCGGCAGACAAACCAGCATAATAAATAACCTCTTTGAAGCCAAATAAGGTCTAAACCATGTAGATCTAAGTAACTaatcatgcatatatacacatagATATAAGGATGTAAATATTACGTTTTACAATAAGGTACTATTGCACATTAACTGACATATAAAGGAAAAGTTGCTGAGTCATACATTCGGTTGGTCATTTGGAATAATAATTTATTTCTAAACCTAGGCAAAATACATATCTTTCACAGAAATCATAGAAAACAATATCACATCAACTAATTCCCCTATTCATGATTACATAAATAAAAAATGGATCACACCAATATCACAGCTGTGATAAGATATTCACTCTGCTAGAACCTACATAACACATATTCTTACTAATATTACTGCAAGCACATAAAAAACACATGATATGCAGACAACGCCGTCAGGCTACACCATATGTGCAAAGAACATATCCAGGCAACATATTAGAACCTATAGCAGGAAAAATGATTATGGCTTCAGAAGAAAATCAAGATATATATGTGAATTGCGTGCTCAAGGTAAATCCCTAGTTGAGCTACCACCCAAAGGGGTTAGTGCAGTCTCCTGCAACTGCAACAAAGACAACAACAGCTGACTCTGGCCGACCTAGAAAGTTTAAGCCATATCCGTTGAATCGCAAAGCAGTCCTGCTCCAGAGAGTAATCCTAATTATACAATAGCTGCAATCACAAAAAGAAGGGTAAATAACTACAGAGGCCCCAAAGGACAGAACAGAGTGAAGGCAATTTAAAATAGACAAATGGAAAAAACTAGTGTCAGTTAGCATATGTATATTGAGCAAAGGAACACATCTCCCACTTTGAAATTGGCAACATTAGAGATGCCAGGTCTTACCAAATCATGTTTAATTATGTAGCAGTAATTATTCGCAAATGAAGCGTGCATTGGACTAAAATAATGCTATTGTCATTACCTGAAGAAGGGTTACTTTGTTTTTGCAAGAACAGGCTCACACCACACTTAAAGAGTTTAATATATTCATTTGAAATTGGGCATTACAATCAGTGTCAATTTCATGGGCTATTATGTCTGGGAAAACAGAATCCCAAATACCAACAACTCCTGTTTGGCAAACAAAGGCCACTGTCTCATGAGCTGCTCGATTTTGCTCTCTTTTGGCTACCATGAACTTGAAGTCAGTTAATGTTTCAGCCTCTCTGAATTTCACTGAATATAGCACCCAGTCTACAAATGCAGTGCACAGTCTAGAAATGCAATGCTCATTGCCTGCTAAGGCCTGAATGACAGAGGCACAATCGCTGACCATGATAACAGGTAGTCGCGACCAGACCGCATCGAGACGAATCCCCTCCAGGATGCTCTCACATCCGTGCATACATAAACGAAGATATACGACACACCTTGTCAGCCTCCTCTGGAGTCATATTTCTGTCCTACAATGGAGAACATGTAATATAATTAAACAAAGATTTATGTCCAGTTTTCAGCAAATACCTACAACTGAAAGAACTAAGCATATTCTACTATTTCATTCTCTACTTTGAAACCAAACAAAACAGGATCTTATCGTTTCAACAGACAAAAAGATAATGCAAGCCTGTCTTGCTTCAGAAAAAATTCATTTCAGAGAACCTGTGCAGTCCTCAAATGCAGACACAAAAGCATTAGCTCGCAATCTCTAAGTTCAGATAAATAAGCACATCCTTTTCAAGTAAAGCAGAGCAGCAAGGCTTGTATCCAAGACCCAAGTTATACACATGTGAGTATATCTTTCTATGCACTAGTCACCGACAGAGAGGTCACTTGCCTATGTTTGTTTATATTTATATGGTCACCCAAAGCACACATAAAAAATAACTTTGCATATAGGTAAAAACTCTAGAAATTGAACTGGATGAAAAAATTAGCAATGGTAAATACAGTAAAGGAAAAAACTGGCTTGGCAAAAGCAATTAATACAGCAAAACAACACTTTACTCCATGCTTTTCATAAAGTGCAGTTTGCTCCATGCTAATTTGTGAGACATTGCCGTGCTTCCATGCTACCTAGTACCTAAACAAT contains:
- the LOC109780994 gene encoding B3 domain-containing protein Os11g0156000, with the translated sequence MAMHSLSQGHPQAWPWGVAMYTNLHYHHQHDREHLFEKTLTPSDVGKLNRLVIPKQHAERYFPLNGGDSPGDKDLLLSFEDEAGKPWRFRYSYWTSSQSYVLTKGWSRYVKEKQLDAGHIVHFERVRGLGTGDRLFIHCRRRGESAPPPPVRVPPPALNAGEQQPWSPMCYSTSGSYPTSPANSHVYRRSVEQDHSDMLHAGDSRREADAKSSTASGPPSRRLRLFGVNLDCGPEPEAEAATPMYGYTHHSPYAAAVATVPTYWGSS
- the LOC109780993 gene encoding uncharacterized protein isoform X2, giving the protein MQPWSAPDKNMAPALASRQEVLVLVRSLTYRFNHHCLNCCELHSDESDACISLILFIEPGNLQLRSPHTKKICSCTKLVCQPLEKPEGAFVVSAGPVQNQIITCLHLVVISRGHGIFLPACCSMQLESSKFPNARIFQH